A region of the Nitrospinota bacterium genome:
CCAGCAGGAGTAACAACCAAAGAAATTGTGATTACAAGAATAACAGCCGTAGCCCCCATAAAAAACATCGATACCTTTTCCACTGAATTGTAGACAACAGGACCACCCAGGAGGATTACGGCTGTGAGCACAAGAGTAAATTCAGCCCACCATCTCCAGTTGGCACCTGTTCCCCCTAATAATACATCTAATGCTGTTGCACCTGTTGCAGCCCAGCCAGGCCACATATAGATAAGAATGGCTGAGGCAAACCAAAACCAACCAAAGCCCTTCCACGCTCTCGAACAGCCTGTAAAGAAGGATTCACCTGTTGCAAGGGTATAACGGCCAAGCTCAACATTTATAAACCACTGTAGTGAAACCCCTAAAATAGCCAGCCACATCAACCCGGCCCCATATTGTGCAGTAAGCCTCGGCCACATGATGAGCTCGCCGCCACCAAGGGCAATACCTAAAACGATAATACTCGGCCCCAGCATAACCATTTTCCCTAATGGAATTGCAGGCAGATCCTTTACACCCAAAGAGTCCATTCCACCTTTTGGAATGGTCCAGACTTCCTCACCCTTTCTTGAGACACCTTCATCAGCCATACGCTTTTCCTCCTTTCATAATTTATTTTGAGATGAGTTAAATAGCCACCTCCCTTCTTAGATAAGATTTTCTTCTTGCCCAAAAAATAAGATAAGAATGGAACAATTTATAGAAAAATTCTTTTCTCTTTTTTTCTGAAAAATCCCGTCTGTGATTAAGCATCCTGAAATTTTGGTGGCAATTCTTGATATTGAGCAGTATGTCAGATGAGACGTCAGCAGAAAATCTTCTCTCCTGTCCGATTTTCCGATAAGAAACGAAGAAAAATAATCTTCTCAAGATACTTTAACTGAGATTTAACTATTAACCTAATAAAATGTCAAGCTTTTTTATTAAAAAAATTGGGAGAAAAACATTGACAAAAAAAACATTGACAAAAAAACATTGACAATGATCGAGATTTATTATATAAGGACAAGAATTTTTTTTAAAAAAGTATTTTAGTCCCTAAGAGAGGTAAGGAATGAAAAGAGTGATCATTATTTTGTTATCAATTGCAGCATTCGGAATAGTTCTAGCTGTTATACTTAGTTTAATCCAAGAAGGTTTTAAACTTCCAGGCTATTTCTAAAATTTCCGATAACTTTCCTTTTTAAAGAGATTTCCTTTCAGCTTTTGAATAAACAATGAAATCTTGATTATAATTACTCACCCTATTATTCTCAATCAATTTCAGACTATTTACTTTCGATAATCTAAAAATATTTTAAATAGATAATTAAAAGATATCAAGAAGAGATTGACTCCCTCTCTCCTTTCACCTCAACCTTTGCGAGTCCTTCAATAAATTTGATGATCGCTGAATGGTCTTCTTCTCCTTTTCCCTCTCTATTTAATGCTTGAAACATTTCATGAACTAAGCTAGTTAAAGGAAGGGAAACCCCCAGCTCTTTTGCACTATTCAGTGCATTT
Encoded here:
- a CDS encoding Nramp family divalent metal transporter — translated: MADEGVSRKGEEVWTIPKGGMDSLGVKDLPAIPLGKMVMLGPSIIVLGIALGGGELIMWPRLTAQYGAGLMWLAILGVSLQWFINVELGRYTLATGESFFTGCSRAWKGFGWFWFASAILIYMWPGWAATGATALDVLLGGTGANWRWWAEFTLVLTAVILLGGPVVYNSVEKVSMFFMGATAVILVITISLVVTPAGVKTMAKGILFNAGGDWWLPPGINLFALFGAVIYAGAGSLGNLAYTFAVQQKQW